The proteins below are encoded in one region of Neisseria macacae ATCC 33926:
- the aroE gene encoding shikimate dehydrogenase, translated as MTALPRYAVFGNPVAHSKSPQIHRQFALQEGVEIEYERICADIGGFAQAVEAFFADGGRGANVTVPFKQEAFALSDEHSERALAAGAVNTLILLENGKIRGDNTDGIGLTDDISKRLGVEMSGKTVLLLGAGGAVRGVIPVLKEYRPARIVIANRTHAKAAEMAAHFDIDAVPLDELEGGFDIIINGTSSGLSGQLPAVSPKVFEHCTLAYDMVYGEVAEPFLAFAHQSGAKQTADGLGMLVGQAAASYRLWRGFAPDVLPVVQYMREL; from the coding sequence ATGACTGCCCTCCCCCGTTATGCCGTTTTCGGCAACCCCGTCGCACACAGCAAATCGCCGCAAATCCATCGGCAGTTTGCCTTGCAGGAAGGCGTTGAAATCGAATATGAACGCATTTGCGCCGACATCGGCGGTTTCGCGCAGGCGGTTGAAGCGTTTTTTGCCGACGGCGGACGCGGGGCGAATGTTACCGTACCGTTCAAGCAGGAAGCGTTTGCCTTGTCGGACGAACATTCCGAACGCGCGTTGGCGGCGGGTGCGGTCAATACGCTGATTTTGCTGGAAAACGGTAAAATACGCGGCGACAATACCGACGGAATCGGGCTGACGGACGATATTTCAAAAAGGCTGGGCGTGGAAATGTCGGGCAAAACCGTCTTGCTGCTCGGCGCAGGCGGCGCGGTGCGCGGCGTGATTCCCGTATTGAAAGAATACCGCCCCGCGCGCATCGTTATCGCCAACCGAACCCATGCCAAAGCGGCGGAAATGGCGGCGCATTTCGATATAGATGCCGTACCTTTGGATGAACTGGAAGGCGGCTTCGACATCATCATCAACGGCACATCCAGCGGCTTAAGCGGACAGCTTCCCGCCGTATCGCCCAAAGTCTTTGAACATTGCACCTTGGCTTACGATATGGTTTACGGCGAAGTGGCAGAGCCGTTTTTAGCGTTTGCCCACCAATCAGGTGCAAAACAAACCGCCGACGGGTTGGGCATGCTGGTCGGACAGGCGGCAGCTTCCTACCGGCTTTGGCGCGGTTTCGCGCCCGATGTCCTGCCCGTCGTCCAATATATGAGAGAGTTATAA
- a CDS encoding surface-adhesin E family protein, whose amino-acid sequence MKKMLCLAVFALGLAMPAVAADWVWVEIDSDNNTTFGDADSRTGNRAWFEIRLAKPQKNGNGKFYNTVRALEEMDCSGKRHRALTATRYSKSGKSIDSETRSYAEWDYVIPGTAGESAYKFVCNRYPR is encoded by the coding sequence ATGAAAAAGATGTTGTGCTTGGCAGTATTTGCATTAGGGTTGGCAATGCCGGCGGTGGCGGCGGATTGGGTGTGGGTAGAGATTGACAGTGACAATAATACCACGTTTGGTGATGCAGACAGCCGTACGGGCAATAGAGCATGGTTTGAAATAAGGCTCGCCAAGCCGCAAAAGAATGGCAATGGAAAATTTTATAATACAGTGAGAGCGTTGGAAGAAATGGATTGCAGTGGTAAACGTCATAGGGCTTTGACGGCAACGAGGTATTCCAAATCGGGAAAATCTATCGACTCTGAGACACGATCCTATGCCGAATGGGATTATGTTATTCCCGGTACGGCTGGAGAGAGTGCGTACAAATTTGTCTGCAACCGCTATCCCCGCTGA
- the nadC gene encoding carboxylating nicotinate-nucleotide diphosphorylase has product MSSENTLFPLPDTLLRPMVEQALSEDLGRRGDITSAAVIAPDKTAKLFLVSREDGVIAGMDLARLAFQTMDPSVRFQAEIHDGQAVRARQTLAAVEGNARALLAAERTALNYLTHLSGIATATARAVAEVAEYGTDIVCSRKTIPLLRVLQKYAVRAGGGVNHRMGLDDAVLIKDNHLAYCGSIAQAVRQAKQAVGPLTCVEIEVDTLAQLDEAIAAGAERILLDNMNDETLKEAANRCHTQTAHPHTVYCEASGGIGFDRLKRVAQTGVDGIALGYLTHSSRSLDIGLDFVA; this is encoded by the coding sequence ATGTCGTCTGAAAACACCCTCTTCCCCCTGCCCGACACCCTGTTGCGCCCCATGGTCGAACAAGCCCTGAGCGAAGACTTGGGCAGGCGCGGCGACATTACGTCCGCCGCCGTTATCGCCCCCGATAAAACCGCCAAACTCTTCCTCGTCAGCCGCGAAGACGGCGTCATCGCCGGCATGGACTTGGCGCGCCTCGCCTTTCAGACGATGGATCCGTCCGTCCGCTTCCAAGCCGAAATTCACGACGGGCAAGCCGTCCGCGCACGTCAGACGCTGGCTGCCGTCGAAGGCAACGCCCGCGCCCTGCTCGCCGCCGAACGCACCGCGCTCAACTACCTCACGCACTTGAGCGGCATCGCCACCGCCACCGCTCGTGCCGTTGCCGAAGTCGCCGAATACGGTACAGACATCGTGTGCAGCCGCAAAACCATCCCCCTGCTGCGCGTCCTGCAAAAATACGCCGTCAGAGCAGGCGGCGGCGTGAACCACCGCATGGGTTTGGACGACGCCGTGCTCATCAAAGACAACCACCTCGCCTATTGCGGCAGCATCGCCCAAGCCGTGCGGCAGGCGAAGCAGGCAGTCGGACCGTTGACCTGCGTGGAAATCGAAGTGGACACGTTGGCACAACTGGACGAAGCCATCGCGGCGGGCGCGGAACGGATTTTGCTGGATAACATGAACGACGAAACCCTGAAAGAAGCGGCAAACCGCTGCCACACGCAAACCGCCCACCCCCACACCGTCTATTGCGAAGCATCGGGCGGCATCGGCTTCGACCGCCTGAAGCGCGTAGCGCAAACCGGCGTAGACGGCATCGCCCTCGGCTATCTGACCCACAGCAGCCGCTCGTTGGACATAGGTTTGGATTTCGTGGCGTAA
- the lspA gene encoding signal peptidase II gives MSSSLSKKTAYLLIALTGIALDQLTKWEILAHFQEGERLNIIPSLFDLTLAYNPGAAFSFLADQGGWQKFFFLGLALVISAYLARAILRDEFRLSGKIGAAMIIGGALGNVIDRLIHGHVVDFLLFYWKDWYYPAFNVADSFICVGAVLLVLDGLFHKKQPKPTDEPTTDNP, from the coding sequence ATGTCTTCCTCCCTTTCCAAAAAAACCGCCTACCTGCTGATCGCGCTGACCGGCATCGCGCTTGACCAACTGACTAAATGGGAAATCCTCGCCCACTTCCAAGAAGGCGAGCGACTCAACATCATCCCTTCCTTATTCGACCTGACCCTTGCCTACAACCCCGGCGCGGCGTTCAGTTTCCTTGCCGACCAAGGCGGCTGGCAGAAATTCTTTTTCTTAGGGCTTGCACTCGTCATCAGCGCCTATCTCGCCCGCGCCATCCTGCGCGACGAGTTCCGCCTTTCGGGCAAAATCGGCGCAGCCATGATTATCGGCGGCGCGCTCGGTAACGTTATCGACCGGTTGATTCACGGTCATGTCGTTGATTTCTTACTGTTTTACTGGAAGGATTGGTATTATCCCGCGTTTAATGTTGCCGACAGCTTTATCTGCGTCGGTGCCGTTTTATTGGTTTTGGACGGACTGTTCCACAAAAAACAACCCAAACCGACCGACGAACCAACAACCGACAACCCATAA
- a CDS encoding surface lipoprotein assembly modifier, whose amino-acid sequence MKTLLLLSLLAVSAAEAADVPSEPQNQPAPELQVKTAEPAPVEEAAAKPAAETSSEKVVNVDAKTLLDNPQLLSRAMYSAVVSRNIAGIKVVLPIYEQWPGHDKNMALYAHGLVAQDEGKMKEAIGYYRQFIAENPDAPVVRWQLATALFEDKQNEAAADQFDKLKTEANLPEPLVKGIESYRKALRERDSWKFNAGLSVTREQNINQAPSRRTYGNWTFPEPIDATAINYQLGAEKKWSLPKGWYVTAGADNYGKIYPEQTKYNDVTTRFSVGAGYADQRNDIGLTPFHERRFYGNDPYTYSSGARLHINRWWQPKLQTLSAVEMGRLKNTRRAKSDSNNRLLSNSVVYYRNARQYWVGGFDIYQERNKEDKSDSFDRYSLRTAWGQEWGKGLSTMLRLSAAQRRYQTPSLLSGQENRRDKEADISLAVWHRAFHFKGITPRLTVAHHKTWSNDKYYEYGKTRMFVEFSKTF is encoded by the coding sequence ATGAAAACACTCTTACTCCTCTCCCTGCTCGCCGTGTCCGCAGCGGAAGCCGCCGACGTGCCGTCCGAGCCTCAAAACCAGCCTGCCCCCGAGTTGCAGGTCAAAACGGCAGAACCTGCCCCCGTCGAAGAAGCAGCGGCCAAGCCTGCTGCCGAAACGTCGTCTGAAAAAGTCGTCAACGTCGATGCCAAAACCCTGCTCGACAATCCCCAATTGCTTTCCCGCGCCATGTATTCCGCCGTTGTTTCACGCAACATCGCGGGCATCAAAGTCGTCCTGCCGATTTACGAACAATGGCCGGGACACGATAAAAACATGGCACTCTACGCGCACGGATTGGTTGCCCAAGACGAAGGCAAAATGAAAGAAGCCATCGGGTATTACCGTCAATTTATCGCCGAAAACCCCGATGCCCCCGTCGTCCGCTGGCAGCTTGCCACCGCTTTGTTTGAAGACAAGCAAAACGAAGCCGCCGCCGACCAGTTCGACAAACTCAAAACAGAAGCCAACCTGCCCGAGCCGCTCGTCAAAGGCATCGAATCCTACCGCAAAGCATTGCGCGAGCGCGATTCGTGGAAATTCAATGCCGGCTTGAGCGTTACCCGCGAACAAAACATCAACCAAGCCCCCAGCCGCCGCACATACGGCAACTGGACCTTCCCCGAGCCTATCGACGCCACCGCCATCAACTACCAACTCGGCGCAGAGAAAAAATGGTCGCTGCCCAAAGGCTGGTACGTTACGGCAGGCGCGGACAATTACGGCAAAATTTATCCCGAACAAACCAAGTATAACGACGTAACCACCCGCTTTTCAGTAGGCGCAGGCTACGCCGACCAACGCAACGACATCGGCTTGACCCCGTTCCACGAACGCCGCTTCTACGGCAACGACCCGTATACCTACTCCAGCGGTGCGCGCCTGCACATCAACCGCTGGTGGCAGCCTAAGCTGCAAACCTTGAGTGCCGTTGAAATGGGTCGTCTGAAAAACACCCGCCGCGCCAAATCCGACAGCAACAACCGCCTGTTGAGCAATTCCGTCGTCTATTACCGAAACGCCCGCCAATACTGGGTCGGCGGTTTCGACATCTATCAGGAACGCAATAAAGAAGACAAATCGGACAGCTTCGACCGTTACAGCCTCCGTACCGCATGGGGGCAGGAATGGGGCAAAGGGCTGTCGACTATGTTGCGGCTGAGTGCGGCACAACGCCGTTATCAAACGCCCAGCCTTTTGAGCGGTCAGGAAAACCGCCGCGATAAAGAAGCGGATATTTCGCTCGCCGTGTGGCACCGCGCTTTCCACTTCAAAGGCATCACCCCGCGCCTGACCGTTGCCCACCACAAAACATGGAGCAACGACAAATACTACGAATACGGCAAAACCAGAATGTTTGTCGAATTCAGCAAAACGTTCTGA
- the fabG gene encoding 3-oxoacyl-ACP reductase FabG: MSTQDLSGKIALVTGASRGIGAAIADTLAAAGAKVIGTATSESGAAAISERLAQWGGEGRALNSAEPETIENLIADIEKAFGKLDILVNNAGITRDNLLMRMKEEEWDDIMQVNLKSVFRASKAVLRGMMKQRAGRIINITSVVGVMGNAGQTNYAAAKAGLIGFSKSMAREVGSRGITVNCVAPGFIDTDMTRALPEETRKTFEAQTSLGKFGEAQDIADAVLFLASDQAKYITGQTLHVNGGMLMP, translated from the coding sequence ATGAGCACACAAGATTTAAGCGGCAAAATCGCTTTGGTAACAGGCGCATCGCGCGGTATCGGCGCGGCGATTGCCGACACGCTGGCGGCGGCAGGTGCCAAAGTCATCGGCACGGCAACCAGCGAAAGCGGCGCGGCAGCAATTAGCGAGCGTCTGGCGCAATGGGGCGGTGAAGGCCGTGCATTGAATTCCGCCGAACCCGAAACCATCGAAAACCTGATTGCCGACATCGAAAAAGCGTTCGGCAAGCTGGACATTCTGGTCAACAACGCCGGCATCACCCGCGACAACCTCCTGATGCGCATGAAAGAAGAAGAGTGGGATGACATCATGCAGGTCAACCTCAAATCCGTGTTCCGCGCCTCCAAAGCCGTCTTGCGCGGCATGATGAAGCAGCGTGCCGGCCGCATCATCAACATCACATCCGTCGTCGGCGTGATGGGCAATGCCGGTCAGACCAACTATGCCGCGGCAAAAGCAGGCTTGATCGGTTTCTCCAAATCCATGGCGCGCGAAGTCGGCAGCCGCGGCATTACCGTCAACTGCGTCGCCCCCGGCTTTATCGACACCGACATGACCCGTGCGCTGCCTGAAGAAACCCGCAAAACCTTCGAAGCGCAAACTTCACTGGGCAAATTCGGCGAAGCGCAGGACATCGCCGATGCGGTCTTGTTCCTCGCTTCCGACCAAGCGAAATACATCACCGGTCAAACGCTGCACGTCAACGGCGGCATGCTGATGCCTTGA
- the glnA gene encoding type I glutamate--ammonia ligase, protein MSIKDAVKLIEESEARFVDLRFTDTKGKQHHFTVPARIVLDDPEEWFENGQAFDGSSIGGWKGIQASDMQLRPDPATAFIDPFYDDTTVVLTCDVIDPADGQGYDRDPRSIARRAEAYLKSSGIGDTAYFGPEPEFFVFDGVEFETDMHKTRYEITSESGAWASGLHMDGQNTGHRPTVKGGYAPVAPIDAGQDLRSAMVNILEELGIEVEVHHAEVGTGSQMEIGTRFATLVKRADQTQDMKYVIQNVAHNFGKTATFMPKPIMGDNGSGMHVHQSIWKDGQNLFAGDGYAGLSDTALYYIGGIIKHAKALNAITNPSTNSYKRLVPHFEAPTKLAYSAKNRSASIRIPSVNSSKARRIEARFPDPTANPYLAFAALLMAGLDGIQNKIHPGDPADKNLYDLPPEEDALVPTVCASLEEALAALKADHEFLLRGGVFSKDWIDSYIAFKEEDVRRIRMAPHPLEFEMYYSL, encoded by the coding sequence ATGTCTATCAAAGACGCAGTAAAACTGATTGAAGAAAGCGAAGCCCGCTTCGTAGATTTGCGCTTTACCGATACCAAAGGCAAGCAGCACCACTTCACCGTCCCCGCCCGCATCGTCCTCGACGACCCTGAAGAGTGGTTTGAAAACGGTCAGGCGTTTGACGGCTCGTCCATCGGCGGCTGGAAAGGCATTCAGGCATCCGACATGCAGTTGCGTCCCGACCCTGCGACCGCCTTCATCGACCCCTTCTACGACGACACCACCGTCGTCCTCACCTGCGACGTCATCGACCCCGCCGACGGTCAAGGCTACGACCGCGACCCGCGTTCCATCGCCCGCCGTGCCGAAGCCTACCTCAAATCCTCCGGCATCGGCGACACGGCATACTTCGGCCCCGAACCCGAATTCTTCGTCTTCGACGGCGTAGAGTTTGAAACCGATATGCACAAAACCCGTTACGAAATCACGTCCGAAAGCGGCGCATGGGCAAGCGGCCTGCACATGGACGGTCAAAACACCGGCCACCGCCCTACCGTCAAAGGCGGCTACGCCCCCGTCGCCCCGATTGACGCTGGACAAGACCTGCGCTCCGCCATGGTGAACATCTTGGAAGAACTCGGCATCGAAGTCGAAGTCCACCACGCCGAAGTCGGCACCGGCAGCCAAATGGAAATCGGCACACGCTTTGCCACCTTGGTCAAACGCGCCGACCAAACCCAAGACATGAAATACGTCATCCAAAACGTCGCCCACAACTTCGGCAAAACCGCCACCTTCATGCCCAAACCCATCATGGGCGACAACGGCAGCGGTATGCACGTCCACCAATCCATCTGGAAAGACGGTCAAAACCTGTTTGCCGGCGACGGCTATGCCGGCTTGAGCGACACCGCGCTCTACTACATCGGCGGCATCATCAAACACGCCAAAGCCCTGAACGCGATTACCAATCCGTCCACCAACTCCTACAAACGCCTCGTACCGCACTTCGAAGCACCGACCAAACTCGCCTACTCTGCCAAAAACCGTTCCGCGTCCATCCGTATCCCGTCCGTGAACAGCAGCAAGGCACGCCGCATCGAAGCGCGTTTCCCCGATCCGACCGCCAACCCATACTTGGCGTTCGCCGCCCTGCTGATGGCAGGTTTGGACGGCATTCAAAACAAAATCCATCCGGGCGACCCTGCCGATAAAAACCTCTACGACCTGCCGCCGGAAGAAGACGCACTCGTCCCAACCGTCTGCGCCTCTTTGGAAGAGGCCCTCGCCGCGCTTAAAGCCGACCACGAATTCCTGCTGCGCGGCGGCGTGTTCAGCAAAGACTGGATCGACAGCTACATCGCCTTCAAAGAAGAAGACGTACGCCGCATCCGCATGGCGCCGCACCCGTTGGAATTTGAAATGTATTACAGCCTGTAA
- the mtgA gene encoding monofunctional biosynthetic peptidoglycan transglycosylase: MFRIIKWLIALPLGAFIFFNAYVYGNIITYRAVAPNKTAFMAMRMRQFQSEGKDVALDYRWVPYDRISVNLKKALIASEDAKFAEHGGFDWGGIQYAIKRNKQSGEVKAGGSTISQQLAKNLFLNESRSYIRKGEEAAITAMMEAVTDKDRIFELYLNAIEWHYGVFGAEAASQYFYKRPAANLTKQQAAKLAARVPAPLFYADNPKSKRLRNKTNIILRRMGSAELPESDMD; encoded by the coding sequence ATGTTCCGCATCATCAAATGGCTGATTGCCCTGCCTTTGGGCGCATTTATCTTTTTCAACGCTTATGTGTACGGCAACATCATCACTTACCGCGCCGTCGCGCCGAACAAAACCGCCTTCATGGCGATGCGGATGCGGCAGTTTCAAAGCGAAGGCAAAGATGTCGCACTCGATTACCGCTGGGTACCTTACGACCGCATTTCGGTCAACCTGAAAAAAGCCCTGATTGCCTCCGAAGACGCCAAATTCGCCGAACACGGCGGCTTCGACTGGGGCGGCATCCAATACGCCATCAAGCGCAACAAACAAAGCGGCGAAGTCAAAGCAGGCGGCTCAACCATCAGCCAACAGCTTGCCAAAAACCTGTTTCTGAACGAAAGCCGCAGCTATATCCGCAAAGGCGAAGAAGCCGCGATTACCGCAATGATGGAAGCCGTTACCGACAAAGACCGCATTTTCGAGCTGTATCTGAACGCCATTGAATGGCACTACGGCGTATTCGGCGCAGAAGCCGCGTCCCAGTATTTCTATAAAAGACCCGCCGCCAACCTGACCAAACAGCAGGCCGCCAAACTCGCCGCCCGCGTCCCCGCGCCGCTGTTTTACGCCGACAACCCCAAAAGCAAACGCCTGCGCAACAAAACCAACATCATCCTGCGTCGCATGGGTTCGGCAGAATTGCCCGAAAGCGATATGGATTGA
- the ispH gene encoding 4-hydroxy-3-methylbut-2-enyl diphosphate reductase — MTQKTIILANPRGFCAGVDRAISIVERALEEFGAPVYVRHEVVHNKFVVDNLREKGAVFIEDLADVPKGAILIYSAHGVSKAVQQEATERGFRVFDATCPLVTKVHKEVARLDAQDCEIIMIGHKGHVEVEGTMGQLPPGRMLLVETVEDVAGLQVKNPDKLAYVSQTTLSVDETKDIIAALNARFPNIRNPHKEDICYATTNRQTAVKELAEECDIVIVVGSPNSSNSNRLREVAAQRGVDAYMVDNAGYLQREWFEGKHKVGVTAGASAPEVLVREVLQTIQQWGHETIREGEGAEESIVFVLPKELRREGENKQILNKG; from the coding sequence ATGACCCAAAAAACCATCATCCTTGCCAACCCGCGCGGCTTCTGCGCCGGCGTTGACCGCGCCATCAGCATCGTCGAGCGCGCGCTGGAAGAATTCGGCGCACCGGTTTACGTCCGCCACGAAGTCGTCCACAACAAATTCGTCGTGGACAACCTGCGCGAAAAAGGCGCGGTATTCATCGAAGACCTCGCCGACGTACCCAAAGGTGCCATCCTGATTTACTCGGCACACGGCGTCTCCAAAGCCGTGCAGCAGGAAGCCACCGAACGCGGGTTCCGCGTATTCGATGCCACCTGCCCGCTCGTAACCAAAGTCCACAAAGAAGTCGCCCGCCTCGACGCGCAAGATTGCGAAATCATCATGATCGGACACAAAGGCCACGTCGAAGTCGAAGGCACCATGGGACAGCTTCCGCCCGGCAGGATGCTGCTGGTCGAAACCGTTGAAGACGTCGCCGGGCTGCAAGTCAAAAACCCCGACAAACTCGCCTACGTCAGCCAAACCACCCTGTCCGTCGATGAAACCAAAGACATCATCGCCGCGCTGAACGCCCGTTTCCCCAACATCCGCAACCCGCATAAAGAAGACATCTGCTACGCCACGACCAACCGCCAAACCGCCGTCAAAGAATTGGCGGAAGAATGCGACATCGTCATTGTCGTCGGCTCGCCCAACTCTTCCAACAGCAACCGCCTGCGCGAAGTTGCCGCCCAACGCGGCGTCGATGCCTATATGGTCGACAACGCCGGCTACCTGCAACGCGAATGGTTCGAAGGCAAACACAAAGTCGGCGTAACCGCCGGCGCATCCGCCCCTGAAGTTTTGGTCAGGGAAGTCCTGCAAACCATACAGCAATGGGGACACGAAACCATACGCGAAGGCGAAGGCGCGGAAGAAAGCATCGTCTTCGTCCTCCCCAAAGAACTGCGTCGCGAAGGCGAAAACAAACAGATACTCAACAAAGGTTAA